The sequence TTGCCAGTCGTGATTTTTCGGGCGTCGTCTTTTTGCTTAAGGGAAGTTGAGTGCAAGGTGTAGGAGGTCTCCTCAAAATTTAGGACACGGGGGACTCTTTAAAATTGAGGAGTCCGCCTTCTCGCTCCAGCGAGTGCCGATCAGGACGGCTAGGAATGGTGATGCTCTGCCTTGACATCTGGCCAGGGAAAACACCAAAGAGGGGGGCAGGGGGAGAGCGGGAAAGATCATACCGCAAACTGTTACACAGACCGAGTGAAACACTGGCTTGAGAGTAAGTAAAATCAGATAGTTAGTGTCGAAAATTGCCAATCCCCCCCTTCGACACCATCTAAAAAGATAAGCCGCTGAAATGTAAAAATTTCAGCGGCTTTTTCTTTTTGCAGTTCTGGTTTGAGACGGCTCGTCATGAATCTGGAAGTCCGTTTAGGCTGGGTCGGGTTGAAATCGCCGCGTAGAGGAGTTCTTGCTCCGGCGTTGCGCAATATTCTTCCAGAGGGTACGGATGAACAGCTTGGGGGATTTGCGGCTGAATGGGTATGCGCATCGTCGGGATGTAGATGAAGATATTGCTGTTGGCGGCATTGTTGCGGGAAATTTTTAACTTCCATACCGCCACGCTTCATGCAGGGATCATGAGGGCTTTGAAGTCGTTCTCCTGGAAATTCTTGTTCATTCCGCGTTGATTGGCCGTGCGAAAGAATGCTTCACTATCCAAATGCTCGTTGCAATGCGTATAACTTAGATGATTTAAATGGTGTGAGATGAAGAAATATTTGACGCGAATTTTTATTTTCTTGGCTGCAATAATTTTTTCATTAGCAATAGTTTTTTTGTATCTGCTGCCGACATCTGCTGATGTTATTGATGAGAAGGAATCACCGTATCAGACTATTTTCATCTCAGAGGCTAATGGAATACGTAGAATGCATGTCGGGTCGTTGTTGGATAGATCAAGTGCCATGGATTTGAAAGACCCGTTTCGGCACGTTTATGAGTACACGGCAATGATGATGCTGGTGTCCGGCTATGTGGATGCGCCGAAAAAAATTCTCGTGGTCGGACTTGGCGGCGGAACCGTCACTCGTACCCTCCGGATGATCTACCCCGATGCGGAAATCACGAATGTTGAATTCGACCCCGAGATCGTCGCCATGGCCCGGCAGTATTTCGGGTATGCGGAAGACGCAAAGATGAAGCTTGTGGTGGAGGATGCCCGGCGCTGGCTGCGGAGAACCACAGAGCAGTTCGATATGATTTTACTCGACGCCTATCACGGAGGCTATATTCCTTTTCATCTGACCACGCGCGAGTTTCTGGAGATTGTCCGTGAGCGGCTCTCGCAGGGCGGGGTAGTCTGTGCGAACACCTGGGTCAGTCAGGCCCTTGCCGATCGTGAATCGGCAACGTATCATGCGGTTTTTGGTGGATTTCATCACTATATTGGCAAGTTGTCGACAAATCGAATTGTTGTGGCCGCGCCCGGCGGCCTGCCTTCTCCCGAGGCGGTGCGTAACAGGCTTGCGGAGTTGGAAGCCACGCGCAAGCCGCAGCGTCTCGATTTGAAGGGCATGTTCGAGAACCATTTCGCACCGAATCCGACCTGGCCCGACGGTACGAAGGTTTTGACCGACGATTACGCTCCGGTTAATCTTTTGAAGGATGGTACATAGCATGCGACATGCCTTCGATTTCCTCGTCTACAGCGTGGCTTTTCTGTCCGGCGGGGTACTGCTTGGGCTGGAAATTGTAGCCAGTCGGATACTGGCCCCGTATTTCGGCAATTCTGTCTATGTCTGGGGAAGCCTGATCAGCGTCTTTCTGTTGGCCCTCAGTATCGGCTACTGGCTCGGAGGGGGACTGGCCGACAGACGCCCGAGTCTGGTGGTACTGGCCAAGATACTGTCCTCTGCCGCGGTCTGCATTCTGATTCTTCCGCTCGTCTATCTGCCGGTCGGTAGGTATGTCGCGGATCTGGGGCTTGAATTTCGGTTTTCCGTACTCCTGATCAGCGTGCTGTTCTTTTTGGTGCCGTCGGTGCTCATGGGCATGGTTTCGCCTTTTGTGATCAAATTGAGCGCTACTGGGCTGGACGAAATAGGCCGAACGGCTGGTCGGGTGTATGCAATTTCGACTTTGGGAAGCATTTCCGGAGCCATCGCTGTTTCATTTTTTTTCATTCAATGGCTTGGAACTCGTGCCATAGTCGTTGTTCTTGGTCTTATTCTCTTGTTTCTCGCCGTAATCTGTATGGCTTATGAAAGAAAATTTCGTGATTCAATATAATAAGACATGTAATTAGTTATTCCATGCTGGCATTGCCGGATTTTGAAGTGTTGAATTCCCGAATAAAAATTTCCCAAAATGCAATGAAAAGTGCAGCCACCAAGGGTCCCAGAACAAATCCGTTCATTCCAAACAGTGAAAAACCTCCAAGCGTCGAAAGCAGAACGATATAGTCAGGCAATTTTGTATCGCGTCCAACCAGAAGCGGTCGCAGAATATTATCTGCCAATCCGATAACGCCGGCTCCATATGCTACCAGGATCACTCCGTGGGACAACTCGCCAATAGCGAACAGGTAAATAGCGACAGGCCCCCAGATCAATCCGGCTCCAATGACTGGTATTAAAGAAAGTAGAGTCATCACGACTCCCCATAACAACGCTCCGTGAATATCGAGTACCCAGAAAATAAATCCTCCCAAGATTCCCTGAACGGCTGCAACAAGCAGATTGCCTTTCACTGTCGCACGCACTACTTCGGCAAACTTGTTAAAAAGCAAATACTCACGCTCATTCCCCAAGGGTAAGGCACGAACAAGTGTCGCTACAAGTTTGTCACCGTCTCGAAGCATGAAAAAAGCCATATAAAGCATCAATCCAAGAGCTACAAAAAACTGTAAAGTTCCCTGTCCAAGCGCAAGCGCATTTTGAGCGATATAACCACTAGAAGTGAGAGCAAAATCAGAAAGTTGTGCCTGAATGCTATTGATATCCAGATCAAATCGATCGAAAAAGTTTTTTATGCTTGGAAAAGCTGTTTGAACTTTATCAATACGATCTGCAATATCAAATTCTCCGCTTTTGAGACGGTTGTAAAGACTTGCTCCTTCTCGAAAAAAGGAGATGATAACAAACAATGAGGGGATGATGCCGATTACAAAGCAAATCAATAATGTCCCCAGTGCCGCCAGATTGGGTTTTGGTTTCCCCATCCTGAGGAGCCGTTGGTACATAGGCGAAAAAATCAGACCGATGATGCAGGCCCAAAAGATCGCTCCCCAAAAAGGCAAGAGCAAGAGCAAAAAGAGCAGACTCACAAGCACAAGCGTCATGAGAAATGTGACTTTTTCCAGGTGGACCTGCTCTGATCTTTGATTATGACGCTTCGTATCCATCGTATTCAACTCCTTGATTAATCACTTACTGTACAGAGCAACAAAATCACATCCGGTTTTCGTAAACCGGTTTCCAAACCGGGAGTCCTCTCTGTCCACGCCTGTTGGTGGAAAAACATTCTGGTCAGGTAGGTCGTATCTCCCGCGTGACAATTATGGCTCTGCGATGCAGGGCGAGGATCGGTTCAGTTCTTCGATGTTCATGTGGGCATGATTTTTTTCTCGTGTACGTCAGCCAGTCTGCTGGCCAGAATTTTATCGGCCCGGTTGCCATCGAGGTCAACGACTTCAAGCCTCCATCCTTCCCACTCGACCGCATCACTCGTGCGAGGAACGCTGCCGATAAGCCACATCATCATGCCGCTCAATGTGTTGTACCGTCCTTTGTGCTCTTCGGGAACGAATTTTAAATTGAGTCGATCCTTGAGTTCCGGGATGGGAATGAGACCGTCAAGAAGCCATGAGCCGTCTTCGCGCTGTACGCCCCAAACGTCCTCTGGATCGCGTGTTTTGAACTCGCCTGTGAGCGCTTCAAGAACATCTTGCAGTGTGATGAGACCCAATATTTCTCCATATTCGTCTATGACAAAAACCATTTGAACGCCGGATTCGCGGAATTGTTCCAGCAATTTTATGCCTGTAAGGGTTTCCGGCACAAAAATAGCGGGTTGCAGGTAATCTTGGATGTTGCTTGATTCGCCTTTTATTCGTTGTTTGAGCAATCGCTTTGCGGTGATGATCCCAACAGTATTGTGCAATCCAACATGGCAGACAGGATATCTGGAATGGTCGGAGCTCATCAGATTTTCCAGGCTGCTTTCCAGTGACTTGTCTATGTCGAGATAGATGATCTCGCTGCGTGGCGTCATCAGTGAAGCGATTTGACGATCATCCAGTCGGAACACATTGCGCATTATTTCATGCTCTTGCTTTTCGATCAATCCGACCTGCGATCCTTCGGCCAGCATGGAGTGGATATCTTCTTCCGTGAGGTTGGCGCTGTTCAATTCCTTTTTTCCCAGGAGTCGTAGCAGACCGTCAGTGGAAACGGAGAGCAGGAAGACAAACGGGCGTGACATGGCGGCCAGCACCGAGATCGGTTTGGCCATGAATGTTGCGATGCCTTCCGCATGAAACTGGCCAATTCTTTTCGGCACCAATTCGCCAACAACAATCGAAAAGTATGTGATAACCACGACGACAAGAGTGGTTGCAGTTATCGAGCTGGTTTTTCCATCAAGACCAAGCTGGGTGAGCATGCCGGCAAGAGGGCCGGCCAGCGCGGATTCACCCACGATGCCGTTCATGATTCCGATGACGGTGATCCCGATTTGGACAGTGGAAAGAAACTGCGTGGGATCTTCCGCCAGGCGCATGGCGACAACCGCGGACTTGTCGCCGTCTTCAGCCAGTCGTTGAAGGCGGCTTTTACGTGCCGTCACAAGGGCTATCTCGGACATGGCGAATACGCCGTTGAGTATGATGAGAGCTGCTAATAGCGCAATATTCATGCTTTTTCTCCTGAACCCGTAGTATGGCCTTCATGGTCGATAGTAAACTATCTCAGGTTTGGGCGGGTCTGGAAAGAGCCAGGCAGGTCACGTCTTCCATCCGGGGCGCAAACGGGCCAGCATGATTCACATCTTGACCTGAAGCGCAATGTCAAACCCCAGGTTCATTGGTTTGGACTTGACATGAACAGATATGTCGAGGAATAGGAGTTTTTATTAACGAAGTTTGTTTCGCGAATAAATATGCGCACAGGCGTTGCCTCTGACGACAAGCCCACACTCAACCATTACGGAAGGATACTCATGCCCATCACACCTCCGCCGTCCTCATGGACTTTTTTGACCAATCACACACATGTCCTGTTCTGTCTGTCCCGGGATCCGGGCATGCGCATGAAGGACATTGCCAGCGAGGTCGGCATCACGGAGCGTGCCGTCCAGCACATCGTTGCAGACTTGCGTGCCGCCGGTTACCTGATCGGGTCGCGCGAAGGCCGACGGGTCACGTATACCATCCTGCGCGACCAGCGTCTGCGCCATCCTTTGGAGAGCGGCTGTTGCATTGGCGACGTCCTTGAGGTTTTGGAACGCTTTACGGAAGCTTCAAGATGAAATGGGTTGTTCTTTGCGCAGGATGTCTGACCCAGATGATACTTGGAGGCATTTACGCATGGAGTGAGTTTGTTCCGCTTCTGACAAACGAATATGGTTTAACATCAAGTCAGTGTGGCCTCATTTTTGGTGCCACTATTGCGGTTTTTACCAGTGTCATGATACCCGCAGGGCGTTTTTTGCAGCGTCATGGAGCACGTTTGACAGCGACAGTCGGCGCAGTGCTTTTTTCTGGGGGATATCTGGCGGCATCGTTGTCACAAGGAAACTTCTTCCTGCTGTTCCTGAGTCTCAGTGTGATCACGGGAGCCGGAATCGGATTCGGATACATCTGTCCTCTGACGGTCTGCATGCAATGGTTTCCGAATAAAAAGGGGCTCGTGACCGGAGTCTCGGTTGCTGGCTTCGGGGCAGGCGCCATCCTTCTGAGTGGCGTGGCCGAACATCTTCTCGTGACCCGCGACATGGACGTGATGCATGTTTTTCGCTTTGTCGGCCTTGGCTCTGGCGCAATCGCACTATGCAGCGCCCTGCTGATGCGCGAGCCACAGCCGGACAGCCACATCCAAAGCCACAATGCTCCAGTCAGGCCAGTTCTTGATTTCAACTTGCTGACTTCGCGAAACTTCCTGCTCCTGTGCCTTGGCATGTTTTGCGGAACCTTCGCGGGGCTGCTGGTAGTGGGAAATCTCAAGCCCATTGCCTTATCCTTGGGACTCGGGAGTTCGACCGCCACTCTGGCCATATCGGTCTTCGCCCTGGGTAATGCTATCGGCAGGATAGGCTGGGGACAGGTTCACGATCGTGTCGGTTCGCGTCTGGCCATTTTTCTTTCTCTGGCTTTTTTGGGGTTGAGCATGCTGCTCTTATTGCTGCCCCCTGTGCCCTCGCTGGTGCAAGCCGCCGTGCTGTTCACTGGTATCGGATTTGGCGGTTGCTTTGTCGTTTATGCAGCCTCCATAGTCGATCAGCTTGGGATAGATTTGTTTCCCCGGCTTTATCCCATTTGTTTCCTCTGGTACGGTCTTGCAGCACTTATAGGTCCGCCGCTGGGGGGCATTGTTGCTGATGCGACCGGATCGTATGGAATATCCATTGCGATGAGTGCGTTGTTCGTCTTGATCACAGCGCCGCTGACGTGGTTCTTGTTCCAAAAGAAAACGCTTGTAAGGTTATGATTTTCTGTTGAGTCATTATCTAACGTTATTTATATGGAAAAATTGAGATTTTTTTACGATAATTGATGTATTTATAAATCAATTTATTTTTGAAATGATGTGAATTAAAATTTTTTCTTGTTCATGTGTTTTGTAAAATGCCGTTTTATTTTATAAGGAGTTTATTTATGAGTATTTTGAATCTTCTTGATCAAATGTTGCAGTCAGGTCAGGGAGCATTGCAAAACGCTGGAAATCGCGGGCATGCTCCAGCGCAGGGAAATCCTTTGGGTGCCCTGCTCACGGGAGCGGGAGGCGGCGCTTTGGCTGCCGGTACAATCGGGGTGCTCATGGGCAGCAAAAAGGCGCGAAAGATCGGAGGTTCGGCGTTAAAATACGGCGGTCTCGCAGCGCTCGGCCTGGTGGCCTACAAGGCTTTCAACACGTGGCAGCAGAACAACTCATCCGCAGTTCAGATACCGCAGCCCCGGACGGTTGACAGGATTCCAGCTGCCGAAGCCGAATTTCATGGAAAGGCGGTTCTTCGGGCGATTATCGCGGCTGCGAAGGCGGATGGTCACATTGACGATCGTGAACGGCAATTGATCGACCAGAGTATCGCGCAGTTAACCGATGACCGGGAACTGCAGTTTTGGGTTGACCAGGAGCTGCGCAAGCCCATGGATCCCGCTGAAATCGCGACTTCCGCCACAACTCCAGAGATTGCCGCTGAAATGTATTTGGCCAGCCTGCTGATGGTGGACGAGGAAAATTTCATGGAGCGTGCTTACCTGGACGAGCTGGCTCGCCAGCTGAAGTTTGATCCGTCCTTTAAGCTGGAGCTGGAGCGTCAAGCCAGGCAAGCACAAGGTTGATTTGTTCATGAATACAAATTGGTATGGTTTTTTGGCAGCAAATACAGACTGAAGAGATTCCCCCGGAGGTGATTCGTGAGCAAACAAGATGACCAGTATACATCGGCCGGCCCCCAAGGGAAGGGGATGCCGGCCTCTGTGCAGCTTTTTCCTCTAACGCATAAGCAGGGTCGGGATTTTTGCGGAGCGCAGCAGGTCTGATGTCTTGCTCCCGAAGAACAGGTTGCGCAGTGGGGAATGGCTGTATGCGCCCATGATCAGCATATCGATTTCCTGATCACGCACGTATTGGGCGATGATGCTCTCCGCATCGCCGGGGATAAAAGCGTCGGTCACCTCGAATCCTGCCGAATCCAGTGTCGTCTTGGCCCATTCTTCAGCTTGGTCGTGTATAGACCGCAAAAAAATGGGGAACGGGTGGATTTTGGTTGTCATCGTAGGCGAGAAAATATTTCTCGACGAGATTGGCCCGCACGAAGCCGTCGATTTCGCTCCGGTCCAGGGCAATGGGGAATGTCTGCGAGTGGTCTCCAATCTCCCGGCTACGGCACGACACCACGATTTCTCCTCCCGGCGCGACCAGTTCCGCGATGGCGCTCAGTGCTCTGGCGCGGTTTGGGCCGGAGAGGATCTGGATGGTGTTGCATTCGTACACGAGGTCGAAACCGCGCAGCCAGTGGACGGGATGGTCGAACAGGTCGGCGACGAGGTAGTCCACGGAACTGTCGGGGTAGCGCCTGCGGCACATGTCGATGGCCGAGGGCGAGATGTCAAAAGCCACAACCGCGTAGCCGCGCTCCCGCAGCGCCTCGGCGTCGTCGCCCAGACCGCAGCCGACCACGATCGCGCGGCGGCCGGACTGCCGGGGATGGCTGTCGACCCAGTCAAGAAGCAGGGGATTGGGCTCAAGGTCTGCCCAGTAGACCTTTTTGATCTCGCCGTCGGCCTGCGCGTAGAACTCCTCGAACCAGCCGTCCGGGTCGCCCTTGTCGGCGTATGTTTTGGCCATCAACTGCGTTGCGAGCTTGGGGTTGTCCAAGGGCGTCTCCGTGATTGGCCCGCCAACTGGCAAGACCGGCGTTTGGGATACCATAGTTCTATATGGGCCGTGGACATGGACATCAAGTGCCACAGGTTCCAGCCAAGCGCGTAGGGTGAACGAATCACGATATTATATCGGCACGGCCAGGGCAGTGGCGGTTGGTGAAGTCCTTGTTCATGTAAGCGTGCCAACCGTGCGTCTTTTTCAGGGCAGGGCGTAAGACACCTTGTTCTCATTGATGAGGATCCAGCCTTTGCTCTGCATTTCGGCCAAGAGCGACGTGAGCTCCTCATCGGCGAGCTGCTTCTGGAACAGGGCGCTGATGGTGCTGGAGAGCGTCTTGATGGTGCGCGGCTTGGCCGCTCCACGCTGCTTGATGTTGGAGACAATCACCTCGATCTTCTCTGAAGCGGATTTGGCGTTGGAGGCCTTGAGCAGGGGAATGTCGGCAATGGAACTGGAACGTGCGACCGAAATCTTGTTGCTTCGAAGATGCTGGATCAGCGGGTCAAAGCCCGTGTCCTTGGAAATAACGTGGAAGTAGGCTGTCTGATCCTGGGCGGCCAACTGGCCGACATAGAAGGCGATATGGAAATCCAGGGCATTGGATCCGTTGCCGGAAATCTTTACGTACTCGGCCCGCGTGCCCATCTTCTGGATCGCGGCCGCGAGGACGAAGGGCAGCTTCGTCTGGCTCGCCCCGACAAACAGGAGAATCTTGAAGTGCTCGGCATCCAGTCCGGCCAGCGCGTCGACGTGGACGTTTTCGTAGTCGATGAGGACATAGTTCGTGCGCAAAATACTTCCCCCTTCATGATGATGTCTGTGAGCGGGTGCTTATTTATTCGAAGCAGTTAAGAAGCAGCGTGCGGTACCATTTTTAGCCGCCTTTTCTGTTATCTTCGAACATTTCGACAGGCATCGGATAGTCCAATCTCCACGTCATCTTGATCGGTCTGTCACTCTCGAATTTGATCAGCTGCACCGGCCCCAGACACGTGAAAGGGGCGGTGGCACCGTTTCTTTTTTTCTGTCCGCGGGCAAAGATGAGAATCGTGTACCCTCGGACCTTGTGGTGGATCAGGTTCTGGCCGTCAGTGTGATGCTGAGCGGTGTTGGACTGGGACTCCCAATGCAGCAGCTCACGACTGATCGGGTAGTCTGCGTACATGGTGCTTGGTGAAAACTCTTTTTCTGTTTTTTGGAAGGTCACAAGCAGGGCGTAGGTTTTGATTTCCGCAAAATGTAGCACGCCTACGCCGGCCTTACCGGCTGATTCCAAATTCGCCTTGCCGAGGGCCGCTTGGATCTCCTTGATGCCGTAAAAGGCATGCAATTCCAGTGGGCAGGCGTAGGGAAGCTGCATGCTTTGGCCTGCTGCATTGCTGGCTTCCTGCGACCATGCCAATATCTCATCCAGATCCGCGCAGATCGTCGGGTTTGCCGCCAATCGCGAGAAGGCCTCCTCAAGTGACGCAATGTCAGCTTTATCCCCTCTGTCGCCCCAGATACGATAGTAAATAAGGAAGGCCGAATCACCGGCCAGAGATACGGCCTCATTAATATTTTCCTCCCTGATCTTGCTGAGAATCTGGCGATAGAGCGCGGCTTCATGAGGGCCGCTGATGAATGCTGCGCGAATCAACGCCTTCTTCAACCTGTTCAAATCGGGATCGGTGGGGATCGGCCCCAGTTGTGCTTTTGCCTTCCAGCCGCTCCATGTTTCCCTGGCCAGCAGCACCTCCGGTTCGTAGTCGTGGTATCGGATGAAGTTGCCGAAGGTCAGGTCCTGATCCGTCTCGTGAGTGAAAGACTGCAGCCGCTCGGGCACTTGAACGGCAAGGCGCCTCAGGTTCTCCCGGATGTTTTCCAGAACGTATTCCCTCGAAAGCCGGTCAAGCTGGATTGAGCAGCCAGCCGGTAGATGCGGGAAATCGAGTTCCACTTCCTTGTCGATGGCAAAACGATGCCTTGGAAGGAGAGCCTTGAATTTGCTGTCCGCGCGGAACCGGCGGTGCGCTTGGCCGACAAAATCGAGGACCGTTAGGCAGTCTTTTTCCGGGGCGTGGCGCAGCCCGCGTCCGAGCTGCTGAAGAAAGACGGTCAGGCTCTCGGTCGGACGCAAAAAGAGGATCGTATTGACCTCGGGCACGTCCACGCCTTCGCTGAGTTTGTCTACCGTGAACAGGAACGTGAGCGCGCCATTTTTCAGTTTGCTCAAAAGGTCAGCACATGCGTGTCCATCCAGGCCGGAGACAAAGGCTGCGGAAGGCAGGCCGCGCAGACTGAGTTGGTCGGCCATGAACTGCGCATGCCGAATCGTCACACAGAACCCGATTCCTTTGAGGGTGTGCAATTCGGGTTCATAGCGATGCAGGGCGGATATGATCGTTTCCACGCGTTGCTGGGCGCGGACCTGACCCAGGACGTAGACATTTTCAAGTGCGGATTCATTGTAACGGCCATTGTTCCAGAACTGGTCGCCATTGATGGCAATTGGATCGGAAACGCCGAAATAATGGAAAGGGCAGAGAAGTTTTTCTTCCAAGGCCTCGGGAAGGCGGATTTCTGCAGCAAAGCGATTGCCAAAATCTGCCGCCACGTTGCCGCCATCCATGCGTTCCGGGGTTGCAGTAAGACCGAGCAGAACCTGTGATTCGAAGTGGTCGAATATCGGTCTGTAACTGTTGGCGACACCGTGGTGGGCTTCGTCTATGACGATATAGTCGTAAAAACTTGGGCCAACGAGTTCCCATAGTCGTCGTGTTGAGAGCATGTTGATGGAGCAGAACAGATGCTCCATACGGCCTGCCTCATGGGCACCGACCTGCAATTCTCCGAAATTCTGGTCTCGCAAGACCTGACGGAACGTTGCCAGGGCCTGCTGCAGGATTTCCTGCCGGTGAGCCACGAAGAGTAGTTTCGCTTGGCGGCCGTTTTCTTCATAAAACCGCTTGAAGTCGAACGCGGTGATCACCGTTTTGCCTGTGCCCGTGGCGGCAATCACGAGATTCTTCCACCGGTCGTGAAGAGATCGCTCCCTGTGCAACGCCTCAAGGATGCGTTCCTGGAAAGGATGGGGGCAAAGATCGAAAAAGATTGCCGGAGCATCACTCTGCGGGTTTCTCGCCCGCGCAATGGCTGTGCGAAATGGTGCCGGGTTCTGCGGGTCGAAGGGAATGAACTCGCGGCTATTCCAGTACGTCTCAAACTCGATCGAGAATTTTTCCAGGATATGACCCATGTCTTGAGCGGTAATCTTGAGATTCCACTCCAGGCCGCTGGTGATGGCGGCATGTGACATGTTGGCCGAACCGATGTAGGCCGTTGAAAATCCGGTATGTCGCAGGAAGTGATATGCCTTTGCGTGCAGTCTGGTGCGCTCCGTATCGTAGGAAACGCGCACCTGCACGTTTGGGAGAGCTGCAAGCCATTCCACCGCCCGGGCATCTGACGCCCCCATATATGACGTGGTGATCACGCGAACCGGAATGCGCCGTGCACGCAAATCCTCAAACGAGGCCATCAAGAGGCGAAGCCCGGACCACTTGATGAACGAGAGCAGAATATCCACGCCATCTGCCGAGCGCATTTCCTCATTGAGTTCATGGGCAAGCTGCGGTTCCTGGGGTGAGCCTGTAAAAAGACTGCTTTCCGAGAGGGACGTATGCGGGCGGGGAATGCCGGGTTGGCCAAAGTTGGGCGGGGTAATTTCAAGAAGAAGAGGTTTTAGTTCCGGAACGAGGCAATGCTTCCGCAGATGCTCCTTGCCCGGTTGGCTGGCGACCTGCGCGAGGATTTCATTGCATAAGGCCAGCCGTCGTTGAGGGTCCGATTCTTCGCGCAGAGCCTGCTCCAGCACTCTGGCCACAAAGGAGGCATAACGACTTGGTATCTCTTCCTGATCGATCTTGCCGAAGATCGTTCGCAGTTCCGGATGCCGATTCAACGATTCGCGCAGCAGTTCATCAAGAAGCGCGTCGTAGATGCCTGGCGCCGGGTGTTGCATCAGGCGGTTCCGCCGTTTGTGGACATGTACGCCGTGACTACCGGAATATCCGCTTCGGCCCAGTCCAGGGTGTGCAGTTGGCTTGGCAGCAACCAGAGTAAGGCGGCGTGTTCATGAAGGACAATTTCGCCTTCTTCAATAGTGCAGACGAAGGGGTAGAGGGTGATTGTGAATGTTGGATACTGATGAGTGCTTGCAGGAAGGCTACGTCCAATGCGGGCCTGAATCCCGATTTCCTCTAGCAGTTCGCGGCGCAGGCATTCCTCGGCTGTTTCGCCGGGATCAATCTTGCCGCCAGGGAATTCCCACTTGTGGGGCATGTTCATAACGGCACTGCGCTGGGCCGCGAGCACGCGCCCCTCACGTTCGATGATGGCGCATGTAACGTGAATGTGTTTTTTCGTAGAGGGGGGATTATTGTCCATATATAGGGCATTCAGTGATATAGGTTGAGCTGCGTCTTCATTTGGCAAGGACTGGCTGAAGCCACTTTTATTGCCAGAGAAAATAAGCCCTAAGTATGCAGAACTGTCAAGAATAATAGGCTGTAAGACGATTGAATGGCGTATGCTTCAGTAGAAATAAGCTTTTGGTACTGTCATATATTTTTTGGCTCAGCGCTGGTGTGGATCGGCACTTCTGCTGCAGAAAGGTCGACGCGATCATCACCCAAGCTTGTACCGCTGCCGGTGCCACGCCAGATTATCCGTCGCCGGGTAGTAGCACTCCCTCTCAGGCATGATCATGGGCCGGTTCGCAAACTGCTGGATATGCCCTGGAAGGTTGCCGTCGCGCGTTATCGAGCGGGCGACGATTACTTTGAAGTCGTCGTCGAATCCCACCAGCCCGCTGTCGAAAGTCCAGTGGCAGAGCTTGCACAGGGCCAGGCCGTTGGTGGGGCTGTCATCATGGGAGACGGCCCAGTCCTTGATGTGGGCGGCGTCCACCACCGTGC is a genomic window of Desulfomicrobium baculatum DSM 4028 containing:
- a CDS encoding AI-2E family transporter, whose protein sequence is MDTKRHNQRSEQVHLEKVTFLMTLVLVSLLFLLLLLPFWGAIFWACIIGLIFSPMYQRLLRMGKPKPNLAALGTLLICFVIGIIPSLFVIISFFREGASLYNRLKSGEFDIADRIDKVQTAFPSIKNFFDRFDLDINSIQAQLSDFALTSSGYIAQNALALGQGTLQFFVALGLMLYMAFFMLRDGDKLVATLVRALPLGNEREYLLFNKFAEVVRATVKGNLLVAAVQGILGGFIFWVLDIHGALLWGVVMTLLSLIPVIGAGLIWGPVAIYLFAIGELSHGVILVAYGAGVIGLADNILRPLLVGRDTKLPDYIVLLSTLGGFSLFGMNGFVLGPLVAALFIAFWEIFIREFNTSKSGNASME
- a CDS encoding winged helix-turn-helix transcriptional regulator, with translation MPITPPPSSWTFLTNHTHVLFCLSRDPGMRMKDIASEVGITERAVQHIVADLRAAGYLIGSREGRRVTYTILRDQRLRHPLESGCCIGDVLEVLERFTEASR
- a CDS encoding MFS transporter produces the protein MKWVVLCAGCLTQMILGGIYAWSEFVPLLTNEYGLTSSQCGLIFGATIAVFTSVMIPAGRFLQRHGARLTATVGAVLFSGGYLAASLSQGNFFLLFLSLSVITGAGIGFGYICPLTVCMQWFPNKKGLVTGVSVAGFGAGAILLSGVAEHLLVTRDMDVMHVFRFVGLGSGAIALCSALLMREPQPDSHIQSHNAPVRPVLDFNLLTSRNFLLLCLGMFCGTFAGLLVVGNLKPIALSLGLGSSTATLAISVFALGNAIGRIGWGQVHDRVGSRLAIFLSLAFLGLSMLLLLLPPVPSLVQAAVLFTGIGFGGCFVVYAASIVDQLGIDLFPRLYPICFLWYGLAALIGPPLGGIVADATGSYGISIAMSALFVLITAPLTWFLFQKKTLVRL
- a CDS encoding fused MFS/spermidine synthase, whose protein sequence is MRHAFDFLVYSVAFLSGGVLLGLEIVASRILAPYFGNSVYVWGSLISVFLLALSIGYWLGGGLADRRPSLVVLAKILSSAAVCILILPLVYLPVGRYVADLGLEFRFSVLLISVLFFLVPSVLMGMVSPFVIKLSATGLDEIGRTAGRVYAISTLGSISGAIAVSFFFIQWLGTRAIVVVLGLILLFLAVICMAYERKFRDSI
- a CDS encoding hemolysin family protein, with the protein product MNIALLAALIILNGVFAMSEIALVTARKSRLQRLAEDGDKSAVVAMRLAEDPTQFLSTVQIGITVIGIMNGIVGESALAGPLAGMLTQLGLDGKTSSITATTLVVVVITYFSIVVGELVPKRIGQFHAEGIATFMAKPISVLAAMSRPFVFLLSVSTDGLLRLLGKKELNSANLTEEDIHSMLAEGSQVGLIEKQEHEIMRNVFRLDDRQIASLMTPRSEIIYLDIDKSLESSLENLMSSDHSRYPVCHVGLHNTVGIITAKRLLKQRIKGESSNIQDYLQPAIFVPETLTGIKLLEQFRESGVQMVFVIDEYGEILGLITLQDVLEALTGEFKTRDPEDVWGVQREDGSWLLDGLIPIPELKDRLNLKFVPEEHKGRYNTLSGMMMWLIGSVPRTSDAVEWEGWRLEVVDLDGNRADKILASRLADVHEKKIMPT
- a CDS encoding tellurite resistance TerB family protein, which gives rise to MSILNLLDQMLQSGQGALQNAGNRGHAPAQGNPLGALLTGAGGGALAAGTIGVLMGSKKARKIGGSALKYGGLAALGLVAYKAFNTWQQNNSSAVQIPQPRTVDRIPAAEAEFHGKAVLRAIIAAAKADGHIDDRERQLIDQSIAQLTDDRELQFWVDQELRKPMDPAEIATSATTPEIAAEMYLASLLMVDEENFMERAYLDELARQLKFDPSFKLELERQARQAQG
- a CDS encoding spermidine synthase; the encoded protein is MKKYLTRIFIFLAAIIFSLAIVFLYLLPTSADVIDEKESPYQTIFISEANGIRRMHVGSLLDRSSAMDLKDPFRHVYEYTAMMMLVSGYVDAPKKILVVGLGGGTVTRTLRMIYPDAEITNVEFDPEIVAMARQYFGYAEDAKMKLVVEDARRWLRRTTEQFDMILLDAYHGGYIPFHLTTREFLEIVRERLSQGGVVCANTWVSQALADRESATYHAVFGGFHHYIGKLSTNRIVVAAPGGLPSPEAVRNRLAELEATRKPQRLDLKGMFENHFAPNPTWPDGTKVLTDDYAPVNLLKDGT